In a single window of the Rhodamnia argentea isolate NSW1041297 chromosome 2, ASM2092103v1, whole genome shotgun sequence genome:
- the LOC115750750 gene encoding uncharacterized protein LOC115750750 has protein sequence MNWIQRKIYLYNVTFGLYMLDWWERYLFNTLVIVLLWFMLYNTSRYVTTLCKSMYGEAHEFEGAKWAWQFDRSDRHHRT, from the exons ATGAATTGGATTCAACGTAAAATCTACCTTTATAATGTCACCTTTGGGCTCTACATGTTGGATTGGTGGGAACGCTATTTGTTCA ATACTCTGGTAATTGTCTTGCTGTGGTTCATGCTTTACAACACTTCACGTTATGTAACTACGCTCTGCAAAAG CATGTATGGCGAAGCGCATGAATTTGAGGGAGCTAAATGGGCGTGGCAGTTTGACAGAAGTGATCGACACCATAGGACATGA